In one Leptotrichia sp. oral taxon 215 str. W9775 genomic region, the following are encoded:
- a CDS encoding biotin--[acetyl-CoA-carboxylase] ligase, protein MKFISFKEIGSTNEYVRRDLRVKEFEAVVAEKQTNDRVKRGNLWISDKGGALFSFWTEDKYELQDKIEIFSCYIVSEVLKEYIRQSSEDETENLKFKWPNDIYYKDEKISSVFCDKVRDRIIVGIRINVNNNVDKIDAKATSLSKIFNKEYPIEEIIEKIVLLFEKKVKFLVKEWEEILLLLNNNNYLKNKKIKIEKNGKYLEKEYRFSRVNRAGKLLIVGKGDTEETKCQTLKFKLIEN, encoded by the coding sequence TTGAAATTTATAAGTTTTAAAGAAATAGGTTCAACAAATGAATATGTAAGAAGAGACTTAAGAGTTAAAGAATTTGAAGCAGTCGTAGCTGAAAAGCAGACCAATGACAGAGTGAAAAGAGGGAATCTGTGGATTTCAGATAAAGGAGGGGCCCTCTTTTCATTTTGGACTGAAGATAAATATGAATTGCAGGATAAAATTGAGATATTCAGCTGTTATATAGTGTCTGAAGTACTAAAAGAATATATTAGACAAAGTTCTGAAGATGAAACTGAAAATCTTAAATTTAAATGGCCAAATGATATTTATTATAAAGATGAAAAAATAAGTAGTGTTTTTTGTGATAAAGTTAGAGATAGAATAATAGTAGGTATTAGAATAAATGTCAATAACAATGTAGATAAAATTGACGCAAAAGCAACTTCTTTATCAAAAATTTTCAATAAGGAATATCCAATTGAAGAAATAATTGAAAAAATCGTATTACTGTTTGAAAAGAAAGTTAAATTTCTTGTAAAGGAATGGGAAGAAATTTTATTGCTTTTGAATAACAACAATTATTTAAAAAATAAAAAAATAAAGATAGAAAAAAATGGAAAATATCTAGAAAAAGAATATAGATTTTCAAGAGTAAATAGAGCTGGAAAGCTCTTAATTGTTGGAAAAGGAGATACAGAAGAAACTAAATGTCAAACACTGAAATTCAAATTAATTGAAAATTAA